CAGACGAAGAGGAGGATGGCGATCACCAGGATGATGAACCGGTTGTTGAGCGCGAAATCGACGATCTTCCTGATCATTACTGAGCCGCCGTGTTCTGCAGCTCCAGCGCGTTGGCCACGACCTGCTGCCCAGCCTGCAGGCCCGAAACCACCTCCACCAGATTGCCGCTGAGCGTCTTGCCGGTCTTGATCTCGACCGTCTTGAACGTGCCCGTCGTATCGCCCGGCTCGAAGACAAACGCGCGGTCATGCAGATGCAGAATCGCATCGCCCGGCACTGCCACGCCCTCGATCGGCTTCTTGCCCGCGAACGTAGCGGTGGCAAACATCCCCAGCCGCAGAAGCCCCTGCGGGTTCTGCACCTGGATCCTCACCTTCGCCGTGCGAATGGTGGGATCGAGCACCGCGCCGATATCGTTGACGGTCCCCTTCAGCACCTTGCCCGGATACGCCGACAGCCGAATCTCGGCCTCATCGCCCAGCCGCACCTGTGCCAGGTCGTTCTCATACACGTCGCAGATGATCCATACATGCGAGAGGTCCGCGATGGTCAGCGAACCCGTCGAACCGGCGTAGGTCACACCTGCCGCGCCCGCCGCCGTGGCGTTCTGCGCCACGATCACGCCCGAGGTCGGCGCATGGATCGTTACCGTATCGCCCGGCTTGTTCTTATCGAGGCCCAGGATCCGCAACTGCTGTTCGCTTGCCGTCAGCAGCGCCAGCGAGTCGTCCTCGCCGTTCTGCGCGGTCTCGAGCTGCGTCTGCGGAATCGCGCCCTTGTCATACAGCAGCTTGTCGCGGTCCAGCGTAATCTTCGTCAGGTGCTCGTCGTTCACAGCCTTCAGGTAGTTGCCGAACGCGGTCGATACGTCCGGGCTCTGTACCTCCATGATGGGCTGGCCCTTCTTCACCGTGTCGCCCAGGCGCACGTACAGCGAGGTCACGCGGCCATTGGCCAGCGACAGCACCGGCAGTTCGCGCGAGACATCCGGGTTCACGCTGCCCGTCGCGTTCAGCGTGCTGAACGTCTGCTGCGCCACCGCCGTCGTCAGCGGAAACCGCTCCGGCTGGTCCACCTTGACGATGCCTGCGTTTGCCGCCGCGACCACGACCGGCGCGCTCGGCGGAGCCTCCTTGGCCTCGCGGCCTGTCTCTTCCTGCTTATGGCATCCGGCCAGCACCAGGCAAACCACACCACCGTACCCAGCCGCGCGCATGGCTCGGAATGAACTCTTTCCTAACACAAGACCTCCGAACCGTCCGATCACAAATAACTCTTTCCTGGCCGCCTGCCTGTCTTCGCGGCGGCCGTTTTCAATCAAGCTGCGTCCGTACCGGGCCGCATAGCCCCATTATGGGGGCTATATGTCACAATCCAATCGCAATCGTGGCTTCATTTGCGAAAGACGTTCCTTGCGGGGAAGAAGACGCGCCAGACCTCGAACATTCTTAAAGGAGAAACAGACGTACCTCAATGGTTGTAACTGCTTAGACTCGTCTAGCCGCATTTGGCGAGCCATGCGTCCGTTTTACCCGAGCTGCTCGCTCAGGGTGAACACTTTCTCCATCAACTGCCAGCGCGCCACGGGCGAGGCGTCCGCCGGAGCATCCTGAAACTGCCCCATCAGCGCCTCCCACTCCATTACCTTGGGGTTGGCCTTGTCGGCCTCCGCCTTGGCCTCAAACGAGAACGTATCCGCGACCTCCATAATCATGAACATCCGTGTGCCCAACAGGTAGATCTCCATCTCGGTAACCCCTGACCCCACCAGGCTGGCCTTGACCTCCGGCCATACATCCTCGTGATAGCGCCGATAGGCCGCAATCTTCTCCGCATCGCGCTGCAAATCCAGTGTTAGACAGTAACGTCTCATCGTGAACCCATCTCCCCATCAAAGGTTGCGTCGCCCTCAACTCTAAATGCTCCCGGCCGGGAAAAGGCCGCTGGAATCGCTCCCCGGCAGCCCTCGAGTTACCCCCATTCCCCTGCGGGCTATCTGGAACCAAGTATCGTTATTCCCTCGTTCCTGTCCGCTTTCGGAACCGCGCAACTAACCGTAATTCATTGAAATGCATCCACTTCAACAGACCTTCACTCGTCCGTACTAAACTTCACCTACTGTTGCATCTCACCCTCGCACCAAGAGAGAGCCTTCAACGACAATGCAAATCGCCTCCGTTGGTTCAGCCTTCCCCAAGCACCGCTACACTCAGTCCGAGATATCGCAGGCCCTTCTTACCCGCTGGGAAGGTAAGCTCGAAGAGCCCCGGCTCCTCACCCGTCTTCATGCCAACTGCGGCGTAGCCACCCGCTATCTGGTCTTTCCCATCGAGCACTACACCACGCTCGTAGGCTTCAAGCAGACCAACGACGCCTGGATCGCCGCCGCCGTCGAGCTGGGCCAGCTCGCCATCGAGCGCGCCCTGGCTCCGCTCGGCCTCACCGCCGCCGACATCTCCGCCATCTTCTCGGCCACCGTCACCGGCGTCGCGTCGCCCACCATCGACGCCCGCCTCATCAACCGGATGCCGTTCCCGACCAGCGTCAAGCGCACCCCCATCTTCGGCCTGGGCTGCGTCGCCGGAGCCGCCGGCATCGCCCGCGCCTCGGATTACGTCCGCGCCTTCCCCGACCAGATAGCGCTGGTCCTCTCGATCGAGCTGTGCTCGCTCACCTGGCAGGACGATGACCAGTCCATCGCGAACCTCATCTCCACCGGCCTCTTCGGCGATGGAGCCGCCGCCGTCATCGTCATCGGCGACGACGTCAAGCTGCCCAATCCCTCCACCGGCCCCAAGATTCTCGCCACCCGCAGCACCTTCTATCGCCACACCGAGCACGTCATGGGCTGGGATATCCGCGACAGCGGCTTCCGCATCGTCCTCTCGCCCGACGTCCCCAAGGTGGTCGAGGCCAACCTGCGCGGCGACGCGGAGAGCTTCCTGGCCGATCAGGGACTGAAGCTATCGGATATCAGCTCCTACATCTTCCACTCCGGCGGCCCCAAGGTCTTGGAGGCTACCGAAAAGGCCCTCGGCCTGCCCGAAGGAGCGGAAGGAGCGCTGGCCCTGAGCTGGAAGTCCCTCTCCGAGGTCGGCAACCTCTCAGCAGCGTCGGTCCTGTGTGTCTTGGAAGACACTCTCAAGAACCACCCCGGCAAGCCCGGCACCTACTCGATCCTGGCCGCGATGGGGCCAGCCTTCTGCCTGGAGCTGGTCCTCCTCCAGTGGTAATCCAGCCGTAGCCGTTGTTCTTGTCGTTGCCGTTGCTTGTTTTCTTGGTTGTCATTCAGGAGCGAAGTGGAGGAATCTGCTTCTGCTGTTGTCTTTGTCGTTGCTTCTGGGGTAGGTCCGGGCTTTAGCCCGGACATTAAAACCCGCCACTGACGCGGGCTTTAGCCCCCGAGGTATGCTTCCTTCAACCTCGCCGCAAATGATCGTGCCCCATCTCTCGACTTTGAGATATGGGGCACTTTTCTATTTGAAAACAACAACAAAAGCGCCCTAACGCCGGGCGGGCGGCACTTCGTGCGGTCTTGGACGCTTCGCGTAAAAGCTCTACTTCAACCCACTCAAAAACATCCCCACCGCCTTCAACCCCACCGCACTCCCCGCCGTCTGCTGATGCCCCACCCCCGGCAACACCACAAACTTCTTCTCCCCCGCCGCACTCGCCGCAAACACCTTCCGCCCCTGCGCCATCGGCACCATCTTATCCGCGCCCCCATGCAGCATCAGCAACGGAGCCTTCGACTTCTTCACCCGCCCCACCAGGTCGAAAGCCTCCACCACCCCCGCGTCCAGCTTGATCCCCTTCAGATCCTCATCGGTAAGCCCCTGCGTCTTCGCATACACCGGAATCTCCTCGGCAGCCGAAGCAATCGTCCCTGCCAGAATCATCCCCTTCACCGGCCTCTGCACCGCCACACTGGTGGCAATCGCGGTCCCCATCGCAAACCCATACACCACGACCGGCCCGCCCGCCCGCTTCACCGCAAAGTCGTACTCGGCAGCGGCATCGGCCCGAAACGCGGCCACCCCAGCCTCACCCATGCTGAACCCGTACCCACGATAGTCGAAGACCACCACCTGCGCCCCGGCGGCGGCAATCGACCGATAGAGCGACTCCGAGTGGTCCACCGTCATATCGTTGTCATTAAAGAACAGCACCGTCGGCGCACCGGCCTTCGCAGAGGCAAAGCTCCATCCCCGCAGCACCACGCCGCCGCCCCGCTCCAGCGTCACCTTCTCGCGCCCGGCTGCGACGGTCCAGTCGCCCAGCGGAGCCGTAGGCGGGGGCTGCGGCAGCACCATATCCGCCGAGACTTCCATCCCCTGCTGTTGCGCCTGCAACCCCATTGCGCTCATCACCAGCCCCAGCGCCAACGCTCTGACTCCCAAAACGGAAAGAGACTTCATCCGGCGAGATTAGCATGGCATCGTTGCCGATTCACGACTACCATCTAAACTCATTCCGTACACTGGAGTTGGATTCGGCATCGAAAACGTTACAGGACACGACGATTGGGAGACCGCACGCATGGACGACGTAACCACCCGCATCATCGAGCTGATCGCCAAATCGAAGTCCATCCCGGTAGACAGCATCACCCCGGAGAGCACCTTCGATGAGCTTCAGATCGATTCTCTCGATAAGATCAACCTGACCTTCGAGGTGGAAGACATCTTCTCCATCGAGATCCCCGACGATTCGCTCA
This is a stretch of genomic DNA from Granulicella sp. WH15. It encodes these proteins:
- a CDS encoding acyl carrier protein, with product MDDVTTRIIELIAKSKSIPVDSITPESTFDELQIDSLDKINLTFEVEDIFSIEIPDDSLNSLRTVADVVDGVNSLLAAKTQPQH
- a CDS encoding alpha/beta fold hydrolase, with product MKSLSVLGVRALALGLVMSAMGLQAQQQGMEVSADMVLPQPPPTAPLGDWTVAAGREKVTLERGGGVVLRGWSFASAKAGAPTVLFFNDNDMTVDHSESLYRSIAAAGAQVVVFDYRGYGFSMGEAGVAAFRADAAAEYDFAVKRAGGPVVVYGFAMGTAIATSVAVQRPVKGMILAGTIASAAEEIPVYAKTQGLTDEDLKGIKLDAGVVEAFDLVGRVKKSKAPLLMLHGGADKMVPMAQGRKVFAASAAGEKKFVVLPGVGHQQTAGSAVGLKAVGMFLSGLK
- a CDS encoding 3-oxoacyl-[acyl-carrier-protein] synthase III C-terminal domain-containing protein, giving the protein MQIASVGSAFPKHRYTQSEISQALLTRWEGKLEEPRLLTRLHANCGVATRYLVFPIEHYTTLVGFKQTNDAWIAAAVELGQLAIERALAPLGLTAADISAIFSATVTGVASPTIDARLINRMPFPTSVKRTPIFGLGCVAGAAGIARASDYVRAFPDQIALVLSIELCSLTWQDDDQSIANLISTGLFGDGAAAVIVIGDDVKLPNPSTGPKILATRSTFYRHTEHVMGWDIRDSGFRIVLSPDVPKVVEANLRGDAESFLADQGLKLSDISSYIFHSGGPKVLEATEKALGLPEGAEGALALSWKSLSEVGNLSAASVLCVLEDTLKNHPGKPGTYSILAAMGPAFCLELVLLQW
- a CDS encoding efflux RND transporter periplasmic adaptor subunit, encoding MRAAGYGGVVCLVLAGCHKQEETGREAKEAPPSAPVVVAAANAGIVKVDQPERFPLTTAVAQQTFSTLNATGSVNPDVSRELPVLSLANGRVTSLYVRLGDTVKKGQPIMEVQSPDVSTAFGNYLKAVNDEHLTKITLDRDKLLYDKGAIPQTQLETAQNGEDDSLALLTASEQQLRILGLDKNKPGDTVTIHAPTSGVIVAQNATAAGAAGVTYAGSTGSLTIADLSHVWIICDVYENDLAQVRLGDEAEIRLSAYPGKVLKGTVNDIGAVLDPTIRTAKVRIQVQNPQGLLRLGMFATATFAGKKPIEGVAVPGDAILHLHDRAFVFEPGDTTGTFKTVEIKTGKTLSGNLVEVVSGLQAGQQVVANALELQNTAAQ
- a CDS encoding L-rhamnose mutarotase gives rise to the protein MRRYCLTLDLQRDAEKIAAYRRYHEDVWPEVKASLVGSGVTEMEIYLLGTRMFMIMEVADTFSFEAKAEADKANPKVMEWEALMGQFQDAPADASPVARWQLMEKVFTLSEQLG